In a single window of the Allobranchiibius huperziae genome:
- a CDS encoding IclR family transcriptional regulator domain-containing protein, producing MARDLKQPPAYAIASVDHALRLATMLQLEGALTVAEAAQRLGIARSTAHRMLQMLVYRDFAVQDAGRAYYAGPVLELAAHSRSHTAQLRSLALPHLRRLVDVVQESANLTIRTGDTARFIASVECDQALRVGSREGMVFPAHHTSGGLLLLAQLPDAELEEVYAPERYAESTEARPDLAALRTELAQIQRQGFALNQGRSERGVVAIGVPIRDGDGALVAGLSVSMPSVRFDEQRLPALIALLRAAGAALESDLRS from the coding sequence GTGGCACGCGACCTGAAACAACCCCCGGCGTACGCGATCGCCTCGGTCGACCACGCCTTGCGGCTGGCGACGATGCTGCAGCTCGAAGGGGCTCTGACGGTGGCCGAGGCGGCGCAGCGGCTCGGCATCGCCCGCTCGACCGCCCACCGGATGCTGCAGATGCTCGTCTACCGCGATTTCGCGGTGCAGGACGCCGGGCGCGCGTACTACGCCGGGCCCGTCCTCGAGCTCGCAGCGCACTCCCGCTCGCACACCGCACAGTTGCGCTCGCTCGCCCTTCCGCACCTGCGCCGACTCGTCGACGTCGTCCAGGAGTCCGCGAACCTCACCATCCGCACCGGGGACACGGCGCGCTTCATCGCCTCGGTCGAGTGCGACCAGGCGTTGCGGGTGGGATCTCGTGAGGGCATGGTCTTCCCGGCACACCATACGAGCGGCGGGCTGCTCCTGCTCGCGCAGCTGCCCGATGCGGAGCTGGAGGAGGTCTACGCGCCGGAGCGGTACGCCGAGAGCACCGAGGCCCGGCCCGACCTGGCCGCACTGCGGACCGAGCTCGCGCAGATCCAGCGGCAGGGCTTCGCACTCAACCAGGGCCGCTCCGAGCGGGGCGTCGTCGCGATCGGCGTACCGATCCGGGACGGCGACGGCGCCCTCGTGGCGGGGCTGTCGGTCTCGATGCCGAGCGTGCGCTTCGACGAGCAGCGGCTGCCCGCTCTAATCGCGTTGCTGCGAGCGGCCGGCGCCGCACTCGAGAGCGACCTGCGGTCCTGA
- a CDS encoding cupin domain-containing protein, translating into MTAITPTSSPVTLHAVDAPGQPDATPALHDLYRGFEQELLVPLWTEIGDLMPLHPSSHAVPHLWKWDRLVALADRAGHLVPVGRGGERRAIALANPGLDGRPFATPTLWAAIQYLMPGEDAPEHRHTQNAFRFVVEGSGVWTVVGGDAVPMNRGDFLPQAGWNWHAHHNATDQPMAWIDGLDIPFQYLTDAQFFEFGRDRISDAERITPALSRSERLWGHPGLRPLGIEHTAAGSPLLAYKWEHTDRALADQLALEAEGQPGTVEHGHAAVRFSNPVDGRDVLPTLRTEFHRIARGSQTSPVRETGSSVYQVFDGSGSVTVGDHTWSVTRGDLFVVPSWQPFSARSEAGSTDSDSGALDLFRFTDAPVFEALRLDRTQKDS; encoded by the coding sequence ATGACCGCGATCACACCCACCTCCTCGCCCGTCACGCTGCACGCCGTGGACGCGCCCGGTCAGCCGGACGCGACCCCGGCCCTGCACGATCTCTACCGCGGTTTCGAGCAGGAGCTGCTCGTGCCGCTGTGGACCGAGATCGGCGACCTCATGCCGCTGCACCCGAGCTCGCACGCCGTACCGCACCTGTGGAAGTGGGACCGCCTGGTCGCCCTCGCCGACCGGGCCGGCCACCTCGTGCCCGTCGGTCGTGGCGGCGAACGCCGCGCGATCGCGCTGGCCAACCCGGGCCTGGACGGGCGGCCGTTCGCCACTCCCACCCTGTGGGCCGCGATCCAGTACCTGATGCCCGGCGAGGACGCGCCCGAGCACCGGCACACCCAGAACGCCTTCCGGTTCGTGGTCGAGGGCTCGGGTGTCTGGACCGTCGTCGGGGGTGACGCCGTCCCGATGAACCGCGGCGACTTCCTGCCCCAGGCGGGCTGGAACTGGCACGCGCACCACAACGCGACCGACCAGCCGATGGCGTGGATCGACGGCCTGGACATCCCGTTCCAGTACCTCACCGACGCGCAGTTCTTCGAGTTCGGCCGCGACCGGATCTCCGACGCCGAGCGGATCACGCCGGCGTTGTCCCGCTCCGAGCGGCTCTGGGGCCACCCCGGTCTGCGTCCGCTCGGGATCGAGCACACCGCCGCCGGTTCGCCGCTCCTCGCCTACAAGTGGGAGCACACCGACCGTGCCCTTGCCGACCAGCTGGCGCTGGAGGCAGAGGGTCAGCCCGGCACCGTCGAGCACGGGCACGCCGCGGTCCGCTTCAGCAACCCCGTCGACGGCCGGGATGTGCTGCCGACGCTACGTACCGAGTTCCACCGCATCGCCCGCGGATCACAGACGAGCCCGGTGCGCGAGACCGGCTCGAGCGTCTATCAGGTCTTCGACGGCTCCGGCAGCGTCACCGTCGGCGACCACACCTGGTCGGTCACCCGCGGCGACCTGTTCGTCGTGCCGTCGTGGCAACCGTTCTCCGCCCGCTCCGAGGCCGGGTCCACCGACTCCGACTCCGGGGCGCTCGACCTCTTCCGTTTCACCGACGCGCCCGTCTTCGAGGCGCTGCGACTCGACCGAACCCAGAAGGATTCCTGA
- a CDS encoding fumarylacetoacetate hydrolase family protein → MKLATIRLSGNDTRAVRLDGDRLVDLGVDDLGTLLADPAWRDVARDATGPTYDVAGADFAPVVPDPSKVVCVGHNYRNHIQEMGRELPSYPTLFPKFADSLIGANDDIVKPDETDALDWEVELVIVIGERVRRADDARAEAAIAGFTVMNDVSMRDWQNRTIEWTQGKIWDSATPVGPFLVTPDEVGGVRPALHVSTTVDGQVMQSDDTGTLLFDPVFLVRYISTIITLRPGDLIATGTPAGVGHARDPKVYLVGGETVVTEIEGLGACTNRVVKSS, encoded by the coding sequence ATGAAGCTCGCCACGATCCGCCTGTCCGGCAACGACACCCGCGCGGTGCGCCTCGACGGCGACCGGCTCGTCGACCTCGGGGTCGACGACCTCGGCACCCTGCTCGCCGACCCCGCTTGGCGAGACGTCGCGCGCGACGCCACCGGCCCGACGTACGACGTCGCGGGCGCCGACTTCGCGCCCGTCGTGCCCGACCCGAGCAAGGTCGTCTGCGTCGGGCACAACTACAGGAACCACATCCAGGAGATGGGCCGGGAGCTGCCGTCGTACCCGACGCTCTTCCCCAAGTTCGCCGACAGCCTGATCGGCGCCAACGACGACATCGTCAAGCCGGACGAGACCGACGCGCTGGACTGGGAGGTCGAGCTCGTGATCGTCATCGGCGAGCGGGTACGACGCGCCGACGACGCCCGGGCCGAGGCCGCGATCGCCGGATTCACCGTGATGAACGACGTGTCCATGCGTGACTGGCAGAACCGCACCATCGAGTGGACCCAGGGCAAGATCTGGGACTCCGCGACCCCGGTTGGGCCGTTCCTGGTGACCCCCGACGAGGTGGGCGGCGTGCGCCCGGCACTGCATGTCAGCACCACGGTCGACGGTCAGGTGATGCAGTCCGACGACACGGGGACCCTGCTCTTCGATCCGGTCTTCCTGGTCAGGTACATCTCTACGATCATCACGTTGCGGCCCGGTGACCTGATCGCCACCGGTACGCCGGCCGGCGTCGGGCACGCGCGCGACCCGAAGGTCTACTTGGTCGGCGGCGAGACCGTCGTGACCGAGATCGAGGGCCTGGGTGCGTGCACCAACCGGGTCGTGAAGAGCTCCTGA
- a CDS encoding maleylpyruvate isomerase family mycothiol-dependent enzyme translates to MAHTFADSRRWMTDGTTLLADEVAGLTEQEYDAPTLLPGWTRRHLVAHVAANADALGHLVHWAATGDETPMYSSPQDRAAGIERGTSMSADELGEWLHGSADRLAAAMAELSDEQWAAPVVTAQGRTVPATETPWMRSREVWVHVVDLDRGHRFEDLPPDFLTALVEDITARRGEVPPVDGPLPQVAAWLAGRPHTLTDAPALAPWL, encoded by the coding sequence ATGGCGCACACGTTCGCCGATTCACGCCGGTGGATGACCGACGGCACGACGCTCCTCGCCGACGAGGTCGCCGGCCTCACCGAGCAGGAGTACGACGCCCCGACCCTGCTGCCGGGATGGACACGGCGACACCTGGTCGCGCACGTCGCGGCCAACGCCGACGCCCTGGGGCACCTGGTGCACTGGGCCGCCACCGGTGACGAGACCCCGATGTACTCCTCACCGCAGGACCGGGCCGCGGGCATCGAGCGCGGCACGTCGATGTCCGCCGACGAACTGGGGGAGTGGCTGCACGGGTCGGCCGACCGCCTGGCGGCCGCGATGGCGGAGCTGTCCGACGAGCAGTGGGCGGCACCGGTCGTGACCGCTCAGGGCCGCACCGTCCCCGCCACCGAGACCCCGTGGATGCGGTCGCGCGAGGTGTGGGTGCACGTCGTCGACCTCGACCGCGGTCATCGTTTCGAGGACCTGCCCCCGGACTTCCTGACTGCGCTCGTCGAGGACATCACCGCCAGGCGCGGAGAGGTGCCCCCCGTCGACGGGCCGCTGCCGCAGGTCGCGGCGTGGCTCGCCGGTCGCCCGCACACCCTCACCGACGCCCCGGCACTCGCGCCCTGGCTCTGA
- a CDS encoding FAD-dependent monooxygenase: MSDPEVIVVGGGIGGLGAAYALRRQGLRVGVLERSASFGEVGAGIQLAPNCTRILDAYGLLDEAKALGVVPDSMVMRDATDGSELTRLDLRALEERYGSPYMVIHRSDLHGLFLRACERAGVELVHSQQVVGYENTPTGARVSFEDGRTQEARVVIAADGLNSVARKLLVDDEPVSSAYVAYRGTVPATEARVADVDLSEVAVYVGPGCHFVHYGLRGGELLNQVAVFESPKALAGESDWGTPDELDAAFARTCDFVRDGLPFMWRDKWWRMYDRDPIMHWVHGNIALLGDSAHPPLQYIAQGAIMAIEDGWVLGEHVAPHQGADGSVDWTGALAAYEAVRPEHCRRVVTTSRAWGQLWHLDGLAREQRNALLRGRDTRDWSFIDWLYGPTALEPRDEPEMFHPVPLASAGHDPVPPASPAQPVVAVAAGRG; encoded by the coding sequence ATGAGCGACCCCGAGGTGATCGTCGTCGGCGGTGGGATCGGCGGGCTGGGCGCGGCGTACGCGCTGCGCCGCCAGGGCCTGCGCGTGGGGGTGCTGGAGCGGTCGGCCTCGTTCGGTGAGGTCGGCGCCGGCATCCAGCTCGCGCCGAACTGCACCCGCATCCTGGACGCGTACGGCCTGCTGGACGAGGCCAAGGCGCTCGGCGTCGTGCCGGACTCGATGGTGATGCGTGACGCCACCGACGGCAGCGAACTGACCCGGCTGGACCTGCGCGCCCTGGAGGAGCGCTACGGCTCCCCCTACATGGTGATCCACCGCAGCGACCTGCACGGGCTGTTCCTGCGGGCGTGCGAGCGCGCCGGTGTCGAGCTGGTGCACTCGCAGCAGGTGGTCGGGTACGAGAACACGCCGACCGGTGCGCGGGTGTCGTTCGAGGACGGCCGCACGCAGGAGGCGCGAGTCGTGATCGCCGCCGACGGTCTCAACTCCGTCGCACGCAAGCTCCTGGTGGACGACGAACCGGTCTCCTCGGCGTACGTCGCCTACCGCGGCACGGTGCCGGCCACCGAGGCGCGCGTGGCCGACGTCGACCTCAGCGAGGTCGCCGTCTATGTCGGCCCCGGCTGCCACTTCGTGCACTACGGGCTGCGCGGCGGCGAGCTGCTCAACCAGGTCGCGGTCTTCGAGTCGCCCAAGGCCCTTGCGGGGGAGTCGGACTGGGGCACGCCCGACGAGCTGGACGCGGCATTCGCTCGGACCTGCGATTTCGTGCGGGACGGGCTGCCCTTCATGTGGCGCGACAAGTGGTGGCGGATGTACGACCGCGACCCGATCATGCACTGGGTGCACGGCAACATCGCGCTGCTAGGCGACTCGGCGCATCCGCCCCTGCAGTACATCGCGCAGGGCGCGATCATGGCGATCGAGGACGGCTGGGTGCTGGGGGAGCACGTCGCCCCGCACCAGGGCGCGGACGGGTCGGTCGACTGGACCGGCGCGCTCGCGGCGTACGAGGCGGTCCGCCCCGAACACTGCCGCCGGGTCGTGACCACGTCCCGGGCGTGGGGTCAGCTGTGGCACCTCGACGGGTTGGCGCGCGAGCAGCGCAACGCGCTGCTGCGCGGGCGGGACACCCGCGACTGGTCGTTCATCGACTGGCTCTACGGCCCGACCGCTCTGGAGCCGCGGGACGAGCCGGAGATGTTTCACCCCGTGCCGCTCGCCTCGGCGGGTCACGACCCAGTGCCTCCTGCGTCGCCGGCGCAGCCCGTCGTTGCGGTCGCGGCCGGGCGCGGGTAG